A window of Fibrobacter sp. UWR2 genomic DNA:
ATCCGATGCAGGTGCCACCGGCGCCGTTGCAGAAGCCTTTGCCGAGTCCACCTTGACGGTATCCTGCGGTTCGACCCTAGGTTCGGATTTCACTTCGGGCATCTTCTGCAATTCAACTAAGTCTATGACAGGATTGTCCTTCGCCTCATCGGCAAGGGAACGTATCTTCGAGAAATAGGTGGAATCCTCGTCCGAGAAGGGAGTGGCACCCGCCAGATCGATGAACGAATTTATATAGGCAAGCCACTCGCGGAGCCAGCTCTTGCGGAACTCACGGTTAAACAGCCATGCATCGGCAATATACTGACGATTGTAAGCGATATCTGCAGTGAGAATGACCGGCGATTCACCCGAAAGCGTCCGGAAAATCCGCTTCGCCCTGCGGGTGGCGGGAGCCGCCGTCACAATCAGGACCGTATCCGCCCTATGCTTCTTGAGCCAGGGGATAATCGTACAGGCTTCGCCGAGCGTGGAGGGGGAGTCATGACGAACGACAAATACGGTCGCGGGATCGAACTTGCCAAGCCGCATGAAGTCCTCGGCATAAAAATCGACATTACTCCTGTCGCGATAAACCCTGCGCCCGAGAATCAGCACGG
This region includes:
- a CDS encoding YdcF family protein; the protein is MSKILMNDKNPRKGRKKFWGTAAAIVVCCMALLYVAVTKSGKWLVVDDEFEHATWAVILDGQSANLERNDFVADLLSQGKVDSVLILGRRVYRDRSNVDFYAEDFMRLGKFDPATVFVVRHDSPSTLGEACTIIPWLKKHRADTVLIVTAAPATRRAKRIFRTLSGESPVILTADIAYNRQYIADAWLFNREFRKSWLREWLAYINSFIDLAGATPFSDEDSTYFSKIRSLADEAKDNPVIDLVELQKMPEVKSEPRVEPQDTVKVDSAKASATAPVAPASDSVQRN